The nucleotide window AGCGGCAGGGATCGCGGTGGAGACGGGCTGCGGTGTGGGAGCGCCGGACGCGGCCGTGGTGCCGCAGAAGACCAGCGCGGCGAGGAGGAGCAGCCCAACGGTGCGCATCGCGCTACTTCTTTGCGGAGGCCTTCTTCGCGATTCGTGACTTCTGCCGCGCGGCTTTGTTTTTGTGGATGATGCCGCGCGCAGCGGCTTTGTCGAGCGCGGACGCAGCTGCCAACGCATTGCTCGAGGTGGAATCCTGGGCCGAAGCCTTCTTGACGAGCGTCTTCAATTTGGACTTGACGGCGAGATTTCGCATGCGCCTTTTTTCTGACGCGCGCGTCCACTTTATGGCAGCTTTGATATTGGGCACGAA belongs to Candidatus Eremiobacteraceae bacterium and includes:
- the rpsT gene encoding 30S ribosomal protein S20, encoding MVSFQGFLPISREERFVPNIKAAIKWTRASEKRRMRNLAVKSKLKTLVKKASAQDSTSSNALAAASALDKAAARGIIHKNKAARQKSRIAKKASAKK